In Cicer arietinum cultivar CDC Frontier isolate Library 1 chromosome 1, Cicar.CDCFrontier_v2.0, whole genome shotgun sequence, one DNA window encodes the following:
- the LOC101495711 gene encoding uncharacterized protein gives MKLHKHIFLFLFLFISLISSSQAYTFYAGGKDGWVLNPYENYNQWSGKNRFQVNDILVFKYKKDSNSVLVVNKEDYDKCNKKNPIKKFEDGDSKFQFDRSGPFYFISGKDDNCEKGQKIIVVVMAVRKNTPSPYVPITPPKTPSPSYSPPYVPTPPKTPSPIYNPPNVPYTPPKAPSPNQPPPHVPITPPKTSPNYSPPNIPYTPPKSTPPTNQPPYVPTPPKTPSPIHNPPKAPSPNQPPYVPITPPKSPSPTYSPPNTPYTPPKITPPTYVPITPPKTPSPTHSPPNTPYTPPKSTPPKTPSPIYNPPNVPYTPPKAHSPSNQPPYAPISPPKTPSPIHNPPNVPYTPPKTPSPSNEPPYVSTPPKAHSPTYNPPNVPYTPPKSPSPSNQPPYVPITPPKAPSPTHSSPPNTPPTYNPPSGPYTPPKAPSPSNQPPYVPITPPKTPSPTHNSPPNTPSPTYNPPNVPYTPPKAPSPSNQPPTPPKTPSPISQPPYVPITPPKSPSPITNPPNIPYTPSPISQPPYIPTPPKKPSPISQPPSIPKTPSPISQAPYISTPPNTHSPTSQPPYINPTPPNTNSPKSQPPYINPTPPKTPSPSSQTPQGAPSPNSQPPYIQTPPNTHSPTSQPPYIQTPPSTSSPSSSQSPLLPTPPKSSQPPITAQTPYPNGIAPSPLSPYPSNNSTSPSPPTPSPASSPVSTITPVPSPSGSLPAAATPSPSSTTPGTLSPSSTTPGSPSASNETTPGKTGGVSSATPPGVWAYAITILVGAALTTILG, from the exons ATGAAGCTTCATAAACATATTTTTCTCTTCTTGTTTCtctttattagtttaatttcaAGTTCCCAAGCCTATACATTTTATGCTGGTGGAAAAGATGGGTGGGTTTTGAACCCGTATGAAAATTACAATCAATGGTCAGGGAAGAATAGGTTCCAAGTCAATGATATTCTTG TTTTTAAGTACAAGAAGGACTCAAATTCAGTGTTGGTTGTGAACAAGGAGGATTATGATAAGTGCAACAAGAAGAATCCAATCAAAAAATTTGAGGATGGTGACTCTAAGTTTCAATTTGATAGATCTGGTCCTTTTTACTTCATTAGTGGAAAAGATGATAATTGTGAAAAGGGTCAGAAAATTATTGTTGTGGTGATGGCTGTGAGAAAAAATACTCCTTCTCCTTATGTTCCAATAACACCTCCAAAAACACCTTCTCCTAGTTATAGTCCTCCCTATGTTCCTACACCTCCAAAAACTCCTTCACCTATTTACAATCCTCCTAATGTTCCTTATACACCTCCAAAAGCTCCATCTCCAAATCAACCACCACCACATGTACCAATTACACCACCAAAAACATCTCCTAATTATAGTCCTCCCAATATTCCTTATACACCCCCCAAAAGTACTCCTCCTACCAATCAACCTCCCTATGTTCCTACACCTCCAAAAACTCCTTCTCCCATTCACAATCCTCCAAAAGCTCCATCTCCCAATCAACCACCTTATGTACCAATTACACCACCAAAATCACCTTCTCCTACTTATAGTCCTCCCAATACTCCTTATACACCCCCCAAAATTACACCTCCTACTTATGTACCAATTACACCACCAAAAACACCTTCTCCTACTCATAGTCCTCCCAACACTCCTTATACACCTCCAAAAAGTACACCTCCTAAAACTCCTTCTCCCATTTACAATCCACCTAATGTTCCATACACACCCCCCAAAGCTCATTCTCCTAGCAATCAACCACCATATGCACCAATTTCACCACCAAAAACTCCTTCTCCTATCCACAATCCTCCTAATGTTCCTTACACTCCCCCAAAAACTCCTTCCCCTAGCAATGAACCACCATATGTATCAACTCCTCCAAAAGCACATTCTCCTACTTACAATCCTCCTAATGTTCCTTACACTCCTCCAAAATCTCCTTCCCCTAGTAACCAACCACCATATGTACCAATTACACCTCCAAAAGCCCCTTCTCCTACTCACAGTAGTCCACCCAACACTCCTCCTACTTATAATCCCCCTAGTGGTCCTTATACTCCACCAAAAGCTCCTTCCCCTAGTAATCAACCACCATATGTACCAATTACACCTCCAAAAACCCCTTCTCCTACTCACAATAGTCCACCCAACACTCCTTCTCCTACTTATAATCCCCCTAATGTTCCTTATACTCCCCCAAAAGCTCCTTCCCCTAGCAATCAACCACCAACTCCTCCAAAAACCCCTTCTCCTATCTCTCAACCACCATATGTCCCAATTACACCACCAAAATCTCCTTCTCCTATTACCAATCCTCCTAATATCCCTTACACACCCTCTCCTATTTCTCAACCTCCATATATTCCAACACCTCCAAAAAAACCTTCTCCCATTTCCCAACCGCCTTCTATTCCTAAAACCCCTTCACCCATTTCTCAAGCCCCTTATATTTCAACACCTCCAAACACTCATTCCCCAACATCACAACCACCTTACATTAATCCAACACCTCCAAACACTAATTCCCCAAAATCACAACCACCTTATATTAATCCAACACCTCCAAAAACTCCTTCACCATCTTCTCAAACACCTCAAGGTGCCCCTTCACCAAATTCCCAACCTCCATATATACAAACACCACCAAACACACATTCACCAACATCTCAACCACCTTACATTCAAACACCACCATCAACCTCTTCTCCATCATCTTCACAATCACCCCTTCTTCCAACTCCTCCAAAATCCTCTCAACCTCCAATAACAGCACAAACACCCTATCCAAATGGAATAGCTCCATCTCCACTATCTCCATATCCATCCAACAACTCAACATCACCTTCACCTCCGACCCCATCTCCGGCGAGTTCTCCGGTATCGACCATTACACCAGTACCATCTCCTTCGGGGTCCCTTCCGGCAGCTGCAACTCCATCTCCGTCGTCCACCACCCCAGGAACATTGTCACCGTCGTCCACCACCCCAGGATCGCCGTCGGCATCGAATGAAACGACACCGGGAAAGACAGGCGGAGTGTCATCTGCAACTCCGCCGGGGGTATGGGCTTACGCCATTACAATTTTGGTCGGTGCTGCACTTACGACTATTCTTGGATAG
- the LOC101495384 gene encoding uncharacterized protein, giving the protein MAKPGGFQLFVKNYLGDRYNEFNSAYGETVSDIFGIPFKILFAPLTLAFDIAGSAPRGFGVPELISKFSAASVFAVATLGTYDIALNLGRKVICQRNCGTCNGWQALRCTMCRGSGRVHYQVKNCTLKSGEKATAESVADAIVNNRAELVHLPSSLDLQIPLPSKDCPTCDGTGVMGCTECKNKLQLRISADGIMEPPWQAYSVLEKMDYPYEHIRHSMKDPSIAAFWLITFPQIMGGFTYGDNAKQAIWSQYKESRRYDQLRDEVAKRKPGWEYLQNALISIDPDRARDDPVIVKNVPYYKAKKALEADVMKLDPPPRPSNWGELDLPLSSSSWGEEDLKDPEKFHEMTVLLNAQREISEKILDAQWETKWRQEKMNEMLEEKMQPYIQNIDKEVLSEPILLKPKKQDKNRRRWWFF; this is encoded by the exons ATGGCCAAACCAGGCGGTTTTCAACTATTCGTGAAGAATTACTTAGGAGATCGCTACAATGAGTTCAATTCTGCTTATGGTGAAACCGTTAGCGACATCTTTGGTATCCCTTTCAAGATTCTCTTCGCTCCTTTAACTCTCGCTTTCGACATTGCCGGTTCTGCTCCTCGTGGTTTTGGTGTTCCTGAACTTATTTCTAAGTTCTCTGCTGCTTCTGTTTTC GCTGTTGCTACTTTGGGGACTTATGATATTGCATTAAACTTGGGAAGGAAGGTGATATGTCAAAG GAACTGTGGAACGTGTAATGGATGGCAGGCCTTGCGGTGTACCATGTGTCGAGGAAGTGGAAGGGTGCACTATCAAGTGAAGAATTGCACTTTGAAGAG TGGAGAGAAAGCGACTGCTGAATCTGTTGCAGATGCCATTGTCAACAACCGGGCTGAGTTAGTGCATTTACCATCCTCCTTGGATCTTCAGATACCATTACCATCAAAAGACTGTCCGACTTGTGATGGAACG GGTGTAATGGGCTGTACCGAATGCAAAAACAAATTGCAACTCAGGATTTCAGCAGATGGT ATTATGGAGCCCCCATGGCAAGCTTATAGTGTCTTGGAAAAGATGGATTATCCATATGAG cACATAAGGCACAGCATGAAAGATCCCAGTATTGCTGCGTTTTGGTTGATTACCTTTCCACAGATTATGGGTGGATTTACCTATGGCGATAATGCAAAGCAAGCAATATGGTCACAGTATAAG GAATCCAGGCGGTATGATCAACTCCGAGATGAGGTGGCCAAGAGGAAACCAGGGTGGGAGTATCTGCAGAAT GCTTTGATATCTATAGATCCTGACCGAGCAAGGGATGATCCTGTCATTGTAAAAAATGTCCCTTACTATAAGGCTAAGAAGGCACTGGAAGCAGATGTTATGAAGCTCGATCCTCCACCAAGACCATCAAATTGGGGT GAGCTGGACCTTCCATTGAGTTCATCATCTTGGGGCGAGGAGGATCTCAAAGATCCAGAAAAATTCCACGAAATGACTGTGCTTCTCAATGCTCAAAGGGAAATCTCTGAAaagatattggatgcacagTGGGAGACTAAATGGCGTCAAGAAAAG ATGAATGAGATGTTGGAGGAAAAGATGCAGCCATACATTCAAAATATTGACAAAGAAGTTCTTTCTGAGCCTATtttattaaaaccaaaaaagCAAGATAAG AATCGTCGGAGGTGGTGGTTCTTTTGA
- the LOC101495055 gene encoding probable bifunctional methylthioribulose-1-phosphate dehydratase/enolase-phosphatase E1, whose protein sequence is MAAAIGLNGVKVGTTSSQAYLEGKAVKETKALMAELCRHFYSLGWVSGTGGSISIKVHDDSIPKPQQLILMSPSAVQKERMEPEDMYVISHDGSVLSAPSPKPYPHKPPKCTDCDPLFMKAYEKRDAGAVIHSHGVESCLVTMINPFSKEFRITHMEMIKGIKGHGYYDELVVPIIDNTAHEHQLTESFAKAIEDYPKTTAVLVRNHGIFVWGDSWISAKTQSECYHYLFDAAIKLHQMGLDWSTPNHGPIQSARRGLSIAGESNLSVKARKDNGGSDPFPRCVVLDIEGTTTPISFVSEVLFPYARDNVGRHLSATYDTSETKADIKLLRSQVESDLEQGIASAVPIPSDDAGKEEVIAALVANVDAMIKADRKITALKELQGHIWQTGYANDELEGIVFDDVPEALEKWNALGIKVYIYSSGSRLAQRLIFGKTNYGDLRKFLSGFFDTTVGNKKETKSYVEISQSLGVDKPSDILFVTDVYQEATAAKAAGLEVIISIRPGNGPLPENHGFKTVKSFSEI, encoded by the exons ATGGCAGCAGCGATTGGTTTGAACGGAGTAAAGGTGGGGACGACGTCGTCTCAGGCGTATCTGGAAGGGAAAGCAGTGAAGGAAACGAAAGCTCTGATGGCGGAACTTTGTCGCCACTTCTACAGTTTGGGATGGGTTTCAGGAACTGGTGGCAGCATCAGCATCAAAGTCCATGATGATTCCATTCCCAAACCTCAACAACTCATTCTCATGTCCCCTTCTG CTGTTCAAAAAGAAAGAATGGAACCAGAAGATATGTATGTGATATCTCACGATGGGTCAGTTTTGTCTGCCCCATCTCCCAAACCTTACCCACATAAGCCTCCCAAGTGTACTGATTGTGATCCACTATTCATGAAG GCATATGAAAAGCGTGATGCTGGGGCTGTTATTCATAGTCATGGGGTAGAATCTTGTCTCGTAACAATGATCAATCCTTTTTCAAAGGAATTTCGA ATTACTCACATGGAGATGATAAAAGGGATCAAGGGGCATGGTTATTATGATGAACTAGTGGTCCCCATAATCGATAACACGGCTCATGAACATCAACTCACTGAATCTTTTGCTAAAGCA ATCGAAGACTACCCAAAAACAACAGCGGTGCTTGTTCGCAACCATGGGATATTTGTTTGGGGAGACTCATGGATCAGTGCTAAAACTCAG TCTGAGTGTTATCATTACCTCTTTGATGCTGCTATCAAACTTCATCAAATGGGATTGGACTGGTCGACTCCAAATCATGGTCCGATACAAAGTGCAAGAAGGGGTTTAAGTATTGCTGGGGAATCAAATCTGTCAGTAAAGGCAAGGAAAGATAATGGTGGCAGCGATCCATTTCCA CGTTGTGTTGTTCTTGATATTGAAGGAACTACTACTCCCATATCATTTGTTTCAGAGGTTCTCTTCCCATATGCCCGCGATAATGTTGGGAGGCATCTTTCTGCAACATACGATACCTCTGAAACTAAAGCTGACATCAAGTTGCTACGATCCCAA GTTGAGAGTGACCTTGAGCAAGGGATTGCCAGTGCTGTACCTATCCCCTCAGATGATGCTGGGAAAGAGGAGGTTATTGCTGCTCTAGTTGCTAATGTGGATGCTATGATCAAAGCGGACAGAAAGATCACTGCATTAAAAGAGTTGCAG GGTCATATATGGCAAACTGGTTATGCAAATGATGAATTGGAGGGAATCGTTTTTGATGATGTACCCGAAGCTCTAGAAAAGTGGAATGCCTTGGGCATAAAG GTGTACATATATTCTAGTGGTAGCAGGTTGGCGCAAAGGCTAATATTTGGAAAAACTAACTATGGGGACCTAAGAAAATTTCTCTCTGGTTTTTTTGATACCACAGTGGG GAACAAAAAAGAGACAAAAAGTTATGTTGAAATTTCTCAGTCACTTGGTGTTGACAAGCCATCAGATATTTTATTTGTCACCGACGTATATCAAGAAGCTACAGCTGCAAAGGCAGCAG GTTTGGAGGTGATAATTTCTATTCGACCTGGAAATGGACCTCTCCCAGAAAATCATGGGTTCAAGACAGTCAAATCCTTCTCAGAGATCTAA